A genomic window from Silene latifolia isolate original U9 population chromosome Y, ASM4854445v1, whole genome shotgun sequence includes:
- the LOC141630903 gene encoding protein FAR1-RELATED SEQUENCE 3-like — MDQQRHMQKKLDNDNKHTSPQISTHVAIEVHGAQLYSHKVFEEFKEEVKYSMDTCKSRGFSEGDSLEVTTVSDTNKDRNYKVTYCPFTFKETCSRRMLERKSIICRHVIWIYSYNGLKAIPDECVVNRWCKDAVRSKMFDCNGEAAEDVDIIDGK; from the exons ATGGACCAACAAAGACACATGCAGAAGAAGCTCGACAACGATAACAAGCACACTTCTCCTCAAATCTCAACACATGTGGCTATTGAGGTGCACGGGGCGCAATTGTACAGTCATAAAGTATTTGAGGAATTTAAAGAAGAGGTCAAGTACTCAATGGATACTTGTAAAAGTAGGGGGTTTTCCGAGGGAGACTCTTTAGAGGTGACAACTGTAAGCGATACAAACAAGGACAGAAATTATAAGGTTACGTACTGCCCAT TTACATTTAAAGAAACTTGTAGCCGCAGAATGCTTGAAAGGAAAAGCATTATATGCCGGCATGTAATATGGATTTACTCATATAACGGACTGAAGGCTATTCCAGATGAGTGTGTTGTTAACAGATGGTGTAAAGATGCAGTCCGCTCTAAAATGTTCGATTGTAATGGTGAAGCAGCTGAGGACGttgatataatagatggaaaaTAG